One Ranitomeya variabilis isolate aRanVar5 chromosome 5, aRanVar5.hap1, whole genome shotgun sequence DNA window includes the following coding sequences:
- the LOC143776647 gene encoding proteinase-activated receptor 4-like, with protein sequence MSARLQYIALIFLYFLSIVHASCPKVPARTRSFINRNCTSSILDNEIQEHLDSIITTRVVPTIYTVVFFFGLPANGIALWVLTFRAKKMPSTMLLINLAVADLLFMMALPFKISYYFMENNWIFGESLCRIVTAIFYGNMYCSVLFLMAISIDRYIGLVHPFRAKSLRDWRCSTCASIGLWVVAIAAASVFAIVPQTKCFDNPHRITCNDIWASCSGYEWYGLYFLGLFAVGFAIPSVVTLLCYLLVLVTLVKKKESYRRAIGLILLVLIMFIFCFTPSNILLVLHYLAKNWEFHNQLYLWYVLALSLTSLNSCIDPFIYYYVSNDFWILVKDTLCSNRKGNSMSSESTKKSKLTSSSEKEMLRSEA encoded by the exons ATGTCTGCGCGGCTTCAGTACATCGCTCTGATTTTTCTTTACTTCCTGAGCATTGTCCATGCATCCTGCCCAAAAG TTCCTGCAAGAACCAGATCCTTCATTAACAGAAATTGCACGTCATCAATTTTAGACAATGAAATTCAGGAGCATCTGGACTCCATCATCACTACCAGGGTTGTGcccactatctatactgtggtattCTTCTTTGGTCTTCCAGCAAATGGTATTGCTCTGTGGGTGCTCACTTTCAGGGCTAAGAAGATGCCTTCTACTATGCTACTAATCAACCTGGCTGTCGCAGACTTGTTGTTCATGATGGCTTTGCCATTCAAGATAAGTTACTATTTCATGGAAAACAACTGGATTTTTGGAGAATCTCTCTGTCGGATAGTCACTGCCATATTTTATGGAAATATGTATTGCTCAGTGTTATTTCTCATGGCCATCAGTATTGACCGCTACATTGGTCTAGTCCATCCATTCCGTGCCAAAAGCCTACGTGATTGGAGATGCTCCACGTGCGCTTCTATTGGGCTCTGGGTTGTGGCAATTGCTGCTGCATCTGTATTCGCGATTGTACCTCAGACAAAATGTTTCGACAATCCACACAGAATTACCTGCAATGACATCTGGGCAAGCTGTTCAGGCTATGAATGGTACGGGCTTTATTTTCTTGGACTATTCGCTGTAGGGTTTGCCATTCCATCGGTTGTCACTCTATTGTGCTATCTGCTGGTATTGGTAACATTGGTAAAGAAGAAAGAATCCTACAGACGTGCGATTGGACTAATATTACTGGTGCTTATCATGTTCATTTTCTGCTTTACACCCAGCAATATCTTACTTGTGCTTCATTACTTGGCGAAAAATTGGGAGTTTCATAACCAACTGTACTTGTGGTATGTGCTGGCGCTGTCTCTAACGTCACTGAACAGCTGTATTGACCCTTTCATTTATTATTACGTTTCTAATGATTTTTGGATACTGGTAAAAGATACACTTTGTAGTAATCGTAAAGGAAATAGTATGTCATCGGAAAGCACTAAGAAATCTAAGCTTACATCATCTTCAGAAAAAGAGATGTTACGCTCGGAGGCATAG